The Clostridia bacterium genomic sequence GTGGAACATCTCGTCGCCTTTTTCGACGGTTCCGACGCCGGCGCGGACACCCGGAAGAAGGGGCGCGCGGGCAAGGAGTAACGGCTTCCGCCGCGTTCCGGCTTTGCCGGCCCTTGATCTCCTCCCGCGCCCTGGGCTCCATGCGGCTGGCGTTCACGCGAGCGCCGTCAGCGCTTGAGCTTCGGGTCGAGCGCATCGCGGAGGCCGTCGCCGAGCAGGTTGAAGCCGAGGACGACGATCATGATGGCGAGGCCAGGATAGGTCATCGTCCAGGAGGCGGAGCGGAAGTATTCCTTGCTGTGCGCCAGCATGGAGCCCCACTCCGGCGTGCGGGCGTCCGCGCCGAGGCCGAGGAAGGACAGGCCGGCGGTCTCCAGGATGGCGGTGGCGATGCCGAGCGTGGCCTGCACAAGGACGGGCGCCATCGCGTTCGGCAGGATGTGCCGCAAAAGCACGGAGAGGTGGCTCGCCCCCTCCGCGCGCGCCGCCTCCACAAACTCGCTTTCCTTCACGCCGAGCACCACCGAGCGCACGAGACGCACGTAGTTGGGGATGGCGACGATGCCCACGGCCAGCATCGCGTTCATGAGGCTCGGCCCGAGGATGGCGATCATGAGGATCGCCAGAAGCAGGCTCGGGAAGGCGAGCATGACGTCGACGACGCGCATGGAGACGAGGTCGAACCACCCGCCCACGTAGCCGGACACCGCGCCCCAGACCGTCCCGACGACGAGCGCCAGCCCGACGGTGACGAGCCCGACTTCCAGCGACAGCCGCGCGCCGTAGACGAGCCGCGCGAACATGTCGCGCCCGTTGTAGTCCGTGCCGAGGATGTGCTGCGGCGAGGGCGGCTGGAGGCGTTCGGTGAGCACGCCGTTGCGCGGGTCGTAGTGCGTGAGCCACGGCGCGAACACGGCCACGCCCACGAACAGCGCCACGATCACGAGGCCGGCCAGCGCCCCGCGGTGGCGCAGGAGGCGGCGCACCGGCGGGCCCCACGCGGCGAGACGCGCGCGCCAGCCGCCGAGCACGTCGGCCTGGGCGGCGTGACCGGCGGGAGGCCGGTCCCGGCCGGGACCGGAGCGGGGAAGCGGGTCGGGTTGCGTCATCGTCGGCGTGTCCACGGCGACCTCCCGTCGATCGATCAATCGTACCGGATGCGCGGGTCGACCACGGTGTACAAGAGATCGACCAGCAGGTTCAGGATCACGAAGAGAAAGGCGAAGACGAGCACCGCCCCCTGGACGGCGGGGTAGTCGCGATTATAGATGGCGGCGACGATGTACCGCCCAAGGCCGGGCAGGGCGAAGACGCTCTCGGTGATGACGGCGCCGCTCAAGAGCGAGCCGAACTGCAACCCGATGACGGTGATCACCGGGAGAAGCGCGTTCTTCAACGCATGGCGCCACACGACGATGCGCCCCGGAAGCCCCTTCGCGTACGCGGTGCGGACGTAGTCGTTGCCCATCACTTCCAGCATGCTGGAGCGCGTGATCCTCGCGATGAGCGCCATGGGGATCGTCGCGAGCGCCACCGACGGCATGACCATGTGCCAGAGCCCGTTCCAGAACGCGGCCGTGTTGCCGGCGAGGAGGCTGTCGATGAGGAAGAAGTTCGTGACCTTCGGCACGGCGGTCAGATACTGCACGGAGGCGATGCCCGTCGGCTCGAACCAGTGCAGCTGCACGGCGAGGTAGTAGATCATGAGCAGCGCCAGCCAGAAGATCGGCATCGAGACGCCGAGCAGCGCCACGGACATCCCCAGGTAGTCGACGATGCTGGCGCGCCGCACGGCCGCGGCGATGCCCAGCGCCATGCCGCCGACGACGGCGATGATCATGCTCAGCACCGTCAGCGTGATCGTGACGGGGAGCCGCTGGCCCAGCTCCACCAGGACCGGCGTGCGCGTGACGATGGAGTCGCCGAGGTCCAGGCGCGCGACGGACTCCAGGTAGTACAGGAACTGGACGGGCAGCGGCTTGTCGAGCCCCAGCCGCTGCCGAATCGCGGCGATGGACTCGGGCGTCGCGTGCTGACCCAGGAGAGCCGTCGCCGGGTCGCCCGGGATGAGGTGCAGGGACAGGAACACGACAAACAGGATGCCGAACAGCGTGGGGACCAGGAGAAGCAGCCGGCGAAGCACGTACTGGGTCATGGTCCTTGGCGGTTCGACGCCGGAACTTCGAAGTCCTTTGCCCCGGCCGCGGCGGCGCGGGCAGAACATCAGGCAATAACTGCCGGACGCGGGAACGCGGGCAGAAAGCCGGAGGCGCGTCCGCCCCGGGGGGGGCGGGCGCGCCGCGCGTCGTCGACCGGATCGTGTCGAAGTGGCGTGGACTGGGCGCCTACTTCGCCAGCGACACCTTGTTCAGCTGCTCCAGGCCGAGCGGGCTGGCCACGTACCCCTGCACCTTGGCGCTGGCGGCCACCGGGTCCTCCGCGTAGACCAGCGGCACCCACGGCGCATCCTCGTGGATGATCTGCTGCGCCTGCTCGTAGAGCTGCGTGCGCGTCGCCTGGTCCGGCGTCTGCTGCGCCTTGATCAGGAGCTCATGCAGCGGATCGCTCCGGTAGAAGGCGATGTTCCCGGCCGAGCCCTTCGTGGCGTTGTCCTTGTCCAGGAGGACGTAGAGGAAGTTGTCCGGGTCGCCGTTGTCGCCGATCCAGCCCATCAAGGCCAGCGCGTGCTCGCCGTTCTCCGTCTTGGCGAGGTACGTGTCCCAGTCATACGTGACGATCTTGACCTTCACGCCGATCTTGCTGAGGTCCTGCGCGATCGCTTCCGCGATCTTCGTCGGCTCCGGGAAGTACGGCCGCGGGTTGCTCATCGCCCACAGCTCATACGTCTTGCTGAAGTCGAAGTGGGCCTCCTGCAGGAGCTGCTTCGCCTGCTCCGGATCGTACGGGTAGTCCTGCAGGTTGCTGTGACCCCACATCTTCGGCGGCAGCGGCGTGTTCGCCGGCTCGCCGAGATCGCCGTAGAACGCGTCGACGATGGCCTTCTTGTCGATGGCCATGTTGAAGGCCTGGCGCACCTTCTTGTCGTTGAACGGCGCCTTCTCGACGTTGAAGGCCAGGTAGCCGACGTCGTTGGCCGGCCGCAGGAAGAGCTGCAGGTTCGGGTCGCTCTTGATCGTCGGCACGTCCGACGGGCTGATGCCGTCGGCGAACTGGATCGTGCCGGACTGCAACTCAAGCAGGCGCTCGGAGTTGTCCGGGATCACGCGGAACACGAGCTGGTCGACCTTCGCCGGCTCGCCCCAGTAGTCGTCGTTCCGCTCCAGCACGATCTGGCTGTCCTTGTCCCAGCGCACGAACTTGAACGGGCCCGTGCCGACCGGGTTTTTGAAGAAGTCGGCCCCCCACTTCTGAATGGCCGTCGGGCTCGCGATGGCGAACGGCGCCATGGCCAGGTTCTGCAGGAACGGGGCGAGCGGGTTGCGCAGGGTGAACTTGACGTGCGTGTCGTCGATCACGTCGACCGACTTGATCACGGACTTGTCGTCAAACCCGCCGAACATGTAGGCGTAGTAGCCGAATTCCTCGCCCTCGTACCGGTAAGGGTTCTTCGTGTTCATCCACCGGTCGAAGTTGAACTTGACCGCTTCCGCGTTGAAGGGCGTGCCGTCCTGGAACTTCACGCCTTCGCGCAGGGTGCACGTCCACTCCGTCGCGTCCTGGTTGGGCTCGCAGCCGGTCGCAAGCCCGGG encodes the following:
- a CDS encoding ABC transporter substrate-binding protein: MARRTSVWLGVLLTAAMLVLAACGGGAPSSSSSEPGSEAVSEGGPQQGQVTLVWGRGGDSVGLDPANVTDGESLKVTTQIFDTLLQFQGDTTNVGPGLATGCEPNQDATEWTCTLREGVKFQDGTPFNAEAVKFNFDRWMNTKNPYRYEGEEFGYYAYMFGGFDDKSVIKSVDVIDDTHVKFTLRNPLAPFLQNLAMAPFAIASPTAIQKWGADFFKNPVGTGPFKFVRWDKDSQIVLERNDDYWGEPAKVDQLVFRVIPDNSERLLELQSGTIQFADGISPSDVPTIKSDPNLQLFLRPANDVGYLAFNVEKAPFNDKKVRQAFNMAIDKKAIVDAFYGDLGEPANTPLPPKMWGHSNLQDYPYDPEQAKQLLQEAHFDFSKTYELWAMSNPRPYFPEPTKIAEAIAQDLSKIGVKVKIVTYDWDTYLAKTENGEHALALMGWIGDNGDPDNFLYVLLDKDNATKGSAGNIAFYRSDPLHELLIKAQQTPDQATRTQLYEQAQQIIHEDAPWVPLVYAEDPVAASAKVQGYVASPLGLEQLNKVSLAK
- a CDS encoding ABC transporter permease is translated as MTQPDPLPRSGPGRDRPPAGHAAQADVLGGWRARLAAWGPPVRRLLRHRGALAGLVIVALFVGVAVFAPWLTHYDPRNGVLTERLQPPSPQHILGTDYNGRDMFARLVYGARLSLEVGLVTVGLALVVGTVWGAVSGYVGGWFDLVSMRVVDVMLAFPSLLLAILMIAILGPSLMNAMLAVGIVAIPNYVRLVRSVVLGVKESEFVEAARAEGASHLSVLLRHILPNAMAPVLVQATLGIATAILETAGLSFLGLGADARTPEWGSMLAHSKEYFRSASWTMTYPGLAIMIVVLGFNLLGDGLRDALDPKLKR
- a CDS encoding ABC transporter permease, encoding MTQYVLRRLLLLVPTLFGILFVVFLSLHLIPGDPATALLGQHATPESIAAIRQRLGLDKPLPVQFLYYLESVARLDLGDSIVTRTPVLVELGQRLPVTITLTVLSMIIAVVGGMALGIAAAVRRASIVDYLGMSVALLGVSMPIFWLALLMIYYLAVQLHWFEPTGIASVQYLTAVPKVTNFFLIDSLLAGNTAAFWNGLWHMVMPSVALATIPMALIARITRSSMLEVMGNDYVRTAYAKGLPGRIVVWRHALKNALLPVITVIGLQFGSLLSGAVITESVFALPGLGRYIVAAIYNRDYPAVQGAVLVFAFLFVILNLLVDLLYTVVDPRIRYD